The DNA sequence TCAAGTAAAGCAGTCGCAAATGCCGGATCTCGCTGAACTCGTGAATTAACGGTTTCTTTAAAGTCTCTTGTTAGTGTCATGATTATCCCCTCTTTTTATTCTTCATTCCTTTTTTTGTATCTACTTCACCAACTTGTTTCTTTCTGTTCTTGTATTCTTGGTATAGTTCTTTTGCTTGCTCAATATCTGACTGCTGAGTTTTCTTAGTCCCACCCCCAAATAAAATAATCAGTTCCTTGCCATCTTGAGCTAAATAAATTCGATACCCAGGCCCCCAGTTAATTTTGTATTCCCCAATGCCGTCAAACCATTTAATATTTGAAGTATTACCTAACTCTAGACGAGACTTAGCAACAGTCACTTT is a window from the Pseudocalidococcus azoricus BACA0444 genome containing:
- a CDS encoding type II toxin-antitoxin system RelE/ParE family toxin is translated as MRVQEYLKDDGSSPYQKWFDGLDVIAAAKVTVAKSRLELGNTSNIKWFDGIGEYKINWGPGYRIYLAQDGKELIILFGGGTKKTQQSDIEQAKELYQEYKNRKKQVGEVDTKKGMKNKKRG